The following are from one region of the Nicotiana tabacum cultivar K326 chromosome 3, ASM71507v2, whole genome shotgun sequence genome:
- the LOC107803813 gene encoding 4-coumarate--CoA ligase-like 1 isoform X2, with protein MGTRAVESSQQQECEHIFRSRYPPVQVPDNVTLPDFVLHNVELYTDKMAFVDATTGKGYTYGQVARDIRRFAKALRSLGLRKGRVVVVVLPNVPEYAIVALGIMAAGGVFSGANPAAHSSEIVKQVESADGKLIVSDLPTYHKVKDCGLPVIILGEEHVEGTIHWDELLEAAERAGSRTDHITNQEDEMVQQNDLCALPFSSGTTGLSKGVMLTHRNLVANLCSTLFSVSPEMAYGMTEHSCITLSHSDQHTAKRNSVGFILPNLEVKFVDPDTGRSLPKNKPGEICVKSQCVMKGYYKNEFETCLTIDKDGWLQTGDIGYIDDDGDIFLVDRIKELIKYKGFQVAPAELEGILLTHPSVEDAAVVGLPDEEAGEIPVAWVVLNSKAKESEEDIINYIASTVAQYKRVRVVQFVDSIPKSPSGKILRRLIKDKMLERLKNA; from the exons ATGGGAACTCGTGCAGTAGAAAGCTCACAGCAGCAAGAATGTGAACATATTTTCCGGAGTAGATATCCTCCGGTTCAAGTACCGGACAATGTGACCCTCCCGGATTTTGTGCTTCACAATGTAGAGTTATACACTGACAAAATGGCATTTGTGGATGCTACCACTGGCAAAGGCTACACTTATGGCCAAGTTGCAAGAGACATAAGGAGGTTCGCCAAGGCCTTGAGATCCCTTGGCTTAAGGAAAGGACGGGTGGTGGTGGTAGTTCTTCCAAATGTACCAGAATATGCTATTGTTGCTCTTGGAATCATGGCTGCTGGTGGCGTCTTCTCCGGTGCAAATCCAGCAGCTCATTCATCAGAAATCGTGAAACAAGTTGAATCTGCTGATGGCAAGCTTATTGTCTCTGATCTACCAACCTATCACAAG GTTAAAGATTGTGGGCTGCCAGTAATAATACTAGGTGAAGAACATGTAGAAGGAACAATTCATTGGGATGAATTGCTCGAAGCTGCAGAGCGTGCCGGTTCCAGAACTGATCACATAACAAACCAAGAAGATGAAATGGTGCAGCAAAATGATTTATGTGCGTTGCCCTTCTCATCAGGCACTACGGGCCTGTCCAAGGGAGTGATGTTAACCCACAGAAATCTAGTAGCAAATCTCTGCTCTACACTCTTCAGTGTTAGCCCAGAAATG GCATATGGGATGACTGAGCACAGCTGCATTACTCTTTCTCATAGTGACCAGCATACTGCTAAAAGAAATTCTGTTGGTTTTATTCTACCTAATTTGGAGGTAAAGTTCGTTGATCCTGATACCGGTAGATCTCTCCCCAAAAACAAACCAGGCGAGATATGTGTCAAAAGCCAATGTGTTATGAAGG GTTACTACAAAAATGAATTTGAGACTTGCCTTACCATTGATAAGGATGGATGGCTTCAGACTGGTGACATTGGCTACATTGACGATGATGGAGATATCTTCCTAGTCGATCGTATCAAAGAGCTTATCAAGTACAAGGGATTCCAA GTTGCTCCAGCTGAGTTAGAAGGGATCCTTCTCACACATCCTTCAGTAGAAGATGCTGCAGTAGTTGG GCTGCCAGATGAAGAAGCAGGAGAGATACCAGTGGCATGGGTAGTCTTGAACTCAAAAGCAAAAGAAAGCGAAGAGGACATTATCAACTACATTGCATCGACTGTTGCACAGTATAAACGAGTGAGAGTGGTGCAGTTCGTTGATAGTATTCCAAAATCTCCTTCTGGAAAAATACTGAGAAGACTTATCAAGGATAAGATGCTAGAGAGACTTAAGAATGCATAG
- the LOC107803813 gene encoding 4-coumarate--CoA ligase-like 1 isoform X1, with the protein MGTRAVESSQQQECEHIFRSRYPPVQVPDNVTLPDFVLHNVELYTDKMAFVDATTGKGYTYGQVARDIRRFAKALRSLGLRKGRVVVVVLPNVPEYAIVALGIMAAGGVFSGANPAAHSSEIVKQVESADGKLIVSDLPTYHKVKDCGLPVIILGEEHVEGTIHWDELLEAAERAGSRTDHITNQEDEMVQQNDLCALPFSSGTTGLSKGVMLTHRNLVANLCSTLFSVSPEMVGQVTTLGLIPFFHIYGITGICCATIRNKGKVVVLRRYELRAFLNALITHEVTFAPIVPPIILALVKNPIVDEFDLSKLKLRSIMTAAAPLAPEILNEFEKKFPDVQVQEAYGMTEHSCITLSHSDQHTAKRNSVGFILPNLEVKFVDPDTGRSLPKNKPGEICVKSQCVMKGYYKNEFETCLTIDKDGWLQTGDIGYIDDDGDIFLVDRIKELIKYKGFQVAPAELEGILLTHPSVEDAAVVGLPDEEAGEIPVAWVVLNSKAKESEEDIINYIASTVAQYKRVRVVQFVDSIPKSPSGKILRRLIKDKMLERLKNA; encoded by the exons ATGGGAACTCGTGCAGTAGAAAGCTCACAGCAGCAAGAATGTGAACATATTTTCCGGAGTAGATATCCTCCGGTTCAAGTACCGGACAATGTGACCCTCCCGGATTTTGTGCTTCACAATGTAGAGTTATACACTGACAAAATGGCATTTGTGGATGCTACCACTGGCAAAGGCTACACTTATGGCCAAGTTGCAAGAGACATAAGGAGGTTCGCCAAGGCCTTGAGATCCCTTGGCTTAAGGAAAGGACGGGTGGTGGTGGTAGTTCTTCCAAATGTACCAGAATATGCTATTGTTGCTCTTGGAATCATGGCTGCTGGTGGCGTCTTCTCCGGTGCAAATCCAGCAGCTCATTCATCAGAAATCGTGAAACAAGTTGAATCTGCTGATGGCAAGCTTATTGTCTCTGATCTACCAACCTATCACAAG GTTAAAGATTGTGGGCTGCCAGTAATAATACTAGGTGAAGAACATGTAGAAGGAACAATTCATTGGGATGAATTGCTCGAAGCTGCAGAGCGTGCCGGTTCCAGAACTGATCACATAACAAACCAAGAAGATGAAATGGTGCAGCAAAATGATTTATGTGCGTTGCCCTTCTCATCAGGCACTACGGGCCTGTCCAAGGGAGTGATGTTAACCCACAGAAATCTAGTAGCAAATCTCTGCTCTACACTCTTCAGTGTTAGCCCAGAAATGGTAGGCCAAGTTACAACACTGGGTTTGATACCATTCTTCCACATTTATGGGATAACTGGAATCTGTTGTGCAACCATTAGAAACAAAGGGAAAGTGGTAGTCTTGCGTAGGTACGAACTGAGGGCATTTCTAAATGCACTCATTACACATGAAGTCACATTTGCACCAATTGTGCCACCTATCATCTTGGCACTTGTTAAGAATCCTATTGTGGATGAATTTGATCTCAGCAAGCTTAAGCTTAGATCCATCATGACAGCGGCAGCCCCACTTGCCCCTGAGAttcttaatgaatttgaaaagaAATTTCCCGATGTTCAGGTCCAAGAG GCATATGGGATGACTGAGCACAGCTGCATTACTCTTTCTCATAGTGACCAGCATACTGCTAAAAGAAATTCTGTTGGTTTTATTCTACCTAATTTGGAGGTAAAGTTCGTTGATCCTGATACCGGTAGATCTCTCCCCAAAAACAAACCAGGCGAGATATGTGTCAAAAGCCAATGTGTTATGAAGG GTTACTACAAAAATGAATTTGAGACTTGCCTTACCATTGATAAGGATGGATGGCTTCAGACTGGTGACATTGGCTACATTGACGATGATGGAGATATCTTCCTAGTCGATCGTATCAAAGAGCTTATCAAGTACAAGGGATTCCAA GTTGCTCCAGCTGAGTTAGAAGGGATCCTTCTCACACATCCTTCAGTAGAAGATGCTGCAGTAGTTGG GCTGCCAGATGAAGAAGCAGGAGAGATACCAGTGGCATGGGTAGTCTTGAACTCAAAAGCAAAAGAAAGCGAAGAGGACATTATCAACTACATTGCATCGACTGTTGCACAGTATAAACGAGTGAGAGTGGTGCAGTTCGTTGATAGTATTCCAAAATCTCCTTCTGGAAAAATACTGAGAAGACTTATCAAGGATAAGATGCTAGAGAGACTTAAGAATGCATAG
- the LOC107803821 gene encoding putative mitochondrial-processing peptidase subunit beta, mitochondrial yields the protein MTIRQLLTLARRSRNLTTCQSLRRLSTSSSAVAATSSTSPATGPPPPDAMIYDRLAEDVKHKIKRLENPDSRFLQYNSPHPTLTDHTPILSFPDTRVTTLPSGLRVATETNLAAKTATVGVFIDAGSRFETDETNGTAHFLEHMIFKGTEKRTSWEMEEEIENMGGHLNAYTSREQTAYYAKVLDKDVPVALDILADILQNSKFEEKKIERERDVILREMEEVEGQTEEVIFDHLHSTAFQYSPLGRTILGPAQNIKTITRSHLKDYISTHYTAPRMVIVATGPVKHEEFVDQVKKQFTKLSTDPTTASELVAREPAIFTGSEVRVIDDDIPLAQFAVAFQGAPWTDPDTIPLMVMQSMLGTWNKNAGGGKHMGSGLAQRVAINELAESMMAFNTNYKDTGLFGVYAVAKPDCLSDLSYCIMQEIVKLCYRASDDDVVRACNQLKSSLMLHIDGTSPVAEDIGRQLLTYGRRIPVTELFARIDAVDASAIKRVANRFIFDQDVAISAVGPIQTLPDYNWFRRRTYMLRY from the exons ATGACGATCCGGCAGCTCTTAACCCTAGCCCGCCGGTCCCGAAACCTCACCACATGCCAATCACTCCGACGTCTCTCTACATCTTCATCCGCCGTCGCCGCCACATCCTCCACCTCTCCGGCCACCGGTCCACCTCCTCCAGATGCAATGATCTACGACCGATTAGCCGAAGACGTTAAGCACAAAATCAAACGGCTCGAGAATCCCGATTCACGATTCCTCCAGTACAACTCCCCTCACCCAACCTTAACCGACCACACACCAATCCTCAGCTTCCCTGATACGCGCGTGACCACACTTCCATCAGGCCTGCGCGTGGCTACTGAGACAAATCTTGCTGCCAAGACAGCCACTGTAGGTGTATTCATTGATGCAGGGTCACGTTTTGAGACTGATGAGACTAATGGAACAGCCCATTTTCTTGAGCATATGATTTTTAAGGGGACTGAAAAGCGGACGTCATGGGAAATGGAGGAGGAGATTGAGAATATGGGTGGGCATTTGAATGCTTATACTTCTAGAGAGCAAACTGCGTATTATGCTAAGGTTTTAGATAAGGATGTGCCTGTAGCTTTGGATATTTTGGCTGATATACTTCAGAATTCCAAGTTTGAAGAGAAAAAAATTGAACGTGAACGTGATGTCATCCTTAGGGAGATGGAGGAG GTTGAAGGTCAAACAGAGGAAGTCATCTTTGACCATTTGCACTCAACTGCATTCCAGTACTCACCTTTGGGTAGGACTATTCTCGGACCTGCCCAGAATATAAAGACAATCACCAGAAGTCATCTAAAGGACTACATATCAACACATTATACTGCTCCTAGAATG GTAATTGTAGCTACTGGGCCTGTTAAACATGAAGAATTTGTTGATCAAGTTAAGAAACAATTTACTAAGCTTTCAACCGATCCAACTACAGCCTCAGAATTGGTTGCCAGAGAACCAGCAATTTTTACAGGTTCAGAG GTTAGGGTAATTGACGATGACATTCCATTGGCGCAATTTGCTGTGGCTTTTCAAGGGGCACCATGGACTGATCCAGATACCATTCCGCTGATGGTTATGCAATCGATGCTGGGCACTTGGAATAAGAATGCTGGAGGAGGGAAGCACATGGG TTCCGGGCTTGCCCAAAGGGTTGCCATTAATGAACTAGCAGAGAGCATGATGGCTTTTAACACCAACTATAAAGATACTGGTCTGTTTGGTGTCTATGCTGTTGCAAAG CCTGATTGTTTGAGTGATTTGTCCTACTGCATTATGCAAGAGATAGTCAAATTGTGCTATCGTGCTTCGGATGATGATGTCGTTCGTGCTTGCAATCAG TTGAAATCTTCTCTCATGCTTCACATTGATGGAACTAGTCCTGTTGCCGAAGACATTGGACGTCAG CTACTCACATATGGTAGAAGGATTCCAGTTACGGAGCTGTTTGCAAGGATTGATGCTGTAGATGCCAGTGCCATCAAACGGGTTGCAAACAGATTTATATTTGACCAG GATGTTGCTATATCCGCTGTGGGTCCTATTCAGACTCTACCTGATTATAACTGGTTCAGGCGCAGGACCTACATGCTCCGTTATTAG